Proteins encoded within one genomic window of Candidatus Cybelea sp.:
- a CDS encoding serine hydrolase domain-containing protein, protein MNARRVLLLFVALAVAPAATPAPQPRGPLTDAQIASIDSFVTTEMARSHVPGAAVGVYSRGNVLLAKGYGFANLELSVPAKPETVFQSGSVGKQFVSAAIMMLVEEGRVSLNDSITKYFPGAPASWKPIRVKNLLSHTSGLAEYESPERTGPKGPFYLRLDYTESQLLHKIEALPIENPPGAKWNYRNTSYVLLGFLIHRVTGTFYADYLAKRIFKPLGMSSTRLISEADIIRNRAAGYQWEDGALKNQDWVSPAFNSTADGALYFNVVDLAKWDATLYTTQLLKESSLDAIWTVYKLNDGKPNDGDYGFGWEITTQNGHRLIEHGGAWQGFTSQISRYPNDSLTVVVLANSDSARTDYMAHVVAGLADASLLPQKLTAIADSAPRIAASLESLLDRIAGGANIRPIVSPQFARVVTPDATARVRRRIAPLWPGGALTLVARMPSSDDPSLAVSRFRLAKGPSSMLIWYGLDAHGKVDTLLFEPDQEYRSQ, encoded by the coding sequence ATGAACGCTCGGCGTGTTCTCTTGCTCTTCGTCGCTCTCGCGGTTGCCCCGGCGGCCACGCCTGCACCGCAGCCGCGTGGGCCGCTGACCGATGCCCAGATCGCGTCGATCGATAGCTTCGTGACGACCGAGATGGCGCGTTCCCACGTTCCGGGTGCGGCCGTCGGCGTTTACAGCCGTGGCAACGTCCTATTGGCCAAAGGCTACGGCTTCGCGAACCTCGAGTTGAGCGTGCCGGCGAAACCCGAGACGGTTTTCCAATCAGGTTCGGTCGGCAAGCAGTTCGTGTCGGCCGCGATCATGATGCTCGTCGAAGAAGGCCGCGTCTCGCTCAATGACAGCATCACCAAGTACTTTCCCGGTGCGCCGGCAAGCTGGAAGCCGATCCGTGTCAAGAATCTTCTTTCGCACACCTCGGGCCTTGCGGAGTACGAGTCGCCCGAGAGAACGGGCCCCAAGGGGCCATTCTATCTGCGTCTGGATTACACGGAATCCCAGCTGCTGCACAAGATCGAGGCGCTGCCGATCGAGAATCCACCCGGCGCAAAGTGGAACTATCGAAACACGAGCTACGTGCTGCTCGGCTTCCTGATCCATCGGGTTACGGGTACGTTCTATGCAGATTATCTGGCGAAGCGCATCTTCAAGCCGCTAGGTATGAGCTCTACGCGGCTTATCAGCGAGGCGGACATTATACGGAACCGGGCGGCCGGGTATCAGTGGGAAGACGGCGCGCTCAAGAATCAAGACTGGGTCTCGCCGGCTTTCAACTCCACAGCCGATGGTGCGCTGTACTTCAACGTCGTCGATTTGGCAAAATGGGATGCCACTCTCTACACGACGCAACTGCTCAAAGAGTCGAGCTTGGATGCAATCTGGACGGTCTATAAACTCAACGACGGAAAGCCGAACGACGGCGACTACGGGTTTGGCTGGGAGATCACGACTCAGAACGGCCATCGCCTCATCGAACACGGTGGCGCATGGCAGGGCTTTACTTCTCAGATCTCGCGCTACCCCAACGACTCGCTGACGGTCGTCGTGCTCGCCAACTCCGACTCGGCGCGTACCGACTACATGGCGCACGTGGTTGCCGGCCTCGCCGACGCGTCGCTGCTTCCGCAAAAGCTGACGGCGATCGCCGACTCAGCGCCCCGTATCGCCGCGTCGCTGGAATCGCTGCTCGATCGCATCGCCGGCGGCGCGAATATTCGTCCCATCGTCTCGCCGCAGTTTGCTCGCGTGGTCACGCCCGACGCCACCGCTAGGGTTCGGCGCCGGATTGCGCCGCTATGGCCTGGCGGAGCGCTCACGCTGGTCGCGCGCATGCCGTCGTCTGACGACCCGTCGTTGGCGGTCTCGCGATTTCGCCTTGCGAAAGGCCCGAGCTCGATGCTGATTTGGTACGGCCTGGACGCTCACGGAAAGGTGGATACGCTCCTCTTCGAGCCGGATCAAGAGTACCGCTCACAGTGA
- a CDS encoding translocation/assembly module TamB domain-containing protein — MKQKRGRIYAGAAIVLLAIVAVGFWQWKNVARAIVNVAAVSIAKVHLSFAEISLSPNRAVLDGVVVTSLANEPIADIGRLSVTYDLRDLLPGGGKRLYGLESITAESPHVTIVRHPDGTYNVPNPQVPTGNRAQPAPMILQARVRGGSIEIRNESRNAPPNQRRLFARNVTADANISSATRSTYTASLDYGERPGRLYPVRGRGDINFAGGYIDQRWTAAQLPIAAAVNFFVDSPALHVDAGMLHGADVRSYGLPDPANKLQQHLAANATLSGGRITLQGLAVPVEGLSGTFDAYDNGLLTPKLTAKLAGTPAIVSGGIYDLQQPHLRLVVKGTGDLARMRVAFAQARSLPMRGPLAFSLLVQGRAAKPLIWIDLRSPSVTYASAPIDRLGGFVAFDGSEADLVDFTGDYRAGALAARGRVALVKRPNAIEVLARAHAPPGAIPYANQLLPQLSLDAVALATAQNPKEITLRGLLWGASAKQQVDAAFDVDGRGVGTIGPLHVREGPGSLYARVALDRPHGLIVGLARVNDYRLPQAHATLSATLFGGQSKTTYALTGVADASTQWGRAQVQARLASIANELHGGFSGRAGGQASFVASVAGTPQKPRLTGSLVVAGGRYRDFDVNGAAAVAFAGDTLHLRDAAVALGPLFVAASGTVTNLLPGGALMPRYQLATEVHSSDVSSLVAQVQPRAAPLVAGSVDAKLDVHGTGAHPSFAGTVNAPEGSVNGLAFRNFHASVHGSSNAVSIRAGRVVVGSTTLALSGAATTRGDAGVAVSAPRADLADFNDLFDAGDMLAGTGSVDLSASTHGMQLLASRGTLNLTGARYRQLALGDVSADWHSAGKRIATNVSLGGPTGTLHASGSVMPSVMSANVTAHARNVDLATWLPMLGYVVPVTGRLDADASLSGSYPDLSMNVRAAVANGTAGRLPVQKFEISASATHGRGTIRSASVELPSLSATASGTFGLRESDRLALVASITSPNVGAFLDAAGRKASGITGTLASTLHVEGTRAQPHLRDELALQALQRGNLTIPRVYGVIDADRRSVALRNGEIDFVRGRALLAAEAPILFKRSGIAVGAGGVSATVTADDIELSNFAQLLPKDTQLAGRIDGSVVASGSIDAPQLRGSLALRDGAFSGPMEKSPVTGLAGQLAFAGTHATLESHATVGGGAITAQGTASVVNLRNPAAAAFNLQARADNARLDLPNYFTGNVNGSVSLAHMVADAPQLSGDVALSKARIPIDAFLSAKGGDNSKAALPDVAFSNLRVSVGSDVRVQSKNVDIGATGDLAINGTLAAPSLDGTFSSTGGLLSFYRSFNLQSGKVTFSPSSGLVPDVDAIATTYVSNPPTAISLKVRGPATNMNLTLDSDPSYSREQILGLLVGAQQFGAVRGVNSTGGTGFSATGVASQVALGQLNTLFTRNLLQPLSSSVAGTLGFTEVQITSDIQTGIGVNAVKRLGKNVNAVYSQTFGYPRTQAVTFEANPSVGTGYRLSWYTTVGPTLFVLQGSQPAATDVLNLNRMTQLPPPTGTNGINLQYLRKFP, encoded by the coding sequence TCACGGCGGAATCGCCGCACGTTACGATCGTCCGTCACCCCGACGGAACGTACAACGTTCCCAATCCCCAGGTCCCCACCGGAAATCGCGCGCAGCCCGCGCCGATGATCCTGCAGGCCCGCGTGCGCGGCGGCTCGATCGAAATTCGCAACGAGAGCCGCAATGCGCCGCCGAATCAGCGCCGGCTCTTTGCGCGCAACGTCACCGCCGACGCGAACATCTCGTCGGCGACCCGGTCGACGTATACGGCCTCGCTCGACTACGGCGAACGCCCCGGCAGACTCTACCCAGTGCGCGGGCGCGGCGACATCAACTTCGCCGGCGGCTACATCGACCAGCGCTGGACGGCCGCACAGCTGCCGATTGCCGCAGCCGTCAACTTCTTCGTCGACTCGCCGGCGCTGCACGTCGACGCCGGAATGCTGCACGGCGCCGACGTGCGCTCCTATGGGCTTCCCGATCCGGCGAATAAGCTGCAGCAGCATCTGGCCGCCAACGCAACGCTGAGTGGAGGCCGAATCACGCTGCAGGGCTTGGCCGTGCCGGTCGAAGGCCTCAGCGGCACGTTCGACGCCTACGACAACGGACTGCTCACGCCGAAGCTGACGGCCAAGCTCGCCGGAACGCCGGCGATCGTCAGCGGGGGAATCTACGACCTGCAGCAGCCGCACCTGCGACTCGTGGTAAAGGGCACGGGCGATCTCGCCAGAATGCGCGTCGCGTTCGCGCAGGCACGCAGCCTCCCGATGCGTGGGCCGCTGGCGTTCTCGCTGCTCGTTCAAGGACGCGCGGCAAAACCGCTGATCTGGATCGATCTGCGCTCGCCGTCGGTCACGTATGCGAGCGCGCCGATCGACCGGCTCGGCGGTTTCGTCGCGTTTGACGGCAGCGAAGCCGACCTCGTCGATTTCACCGGCGATTATCGTGCCGGCGCGCTTGCCGCACGCGGCCGGGTGGCGCTCGTCAAGCGCCCTAACGCGATCGAGGTGCTCGCCCGCGCGCACGCGCCCCCGGGGGCGATTCCGTATGCGAACCAGTTGCTGCCACAGCTTTCGCTGGACGCAGTCGCGCTGGCAACCGCGCAAAACCCCAAAGAGATTACACTGCGCGGCTTGCTCTGGGGCGCAAGTGCGAAGCAGCAAGTCGACGCGGCCTTCGACGTCGACGGCCGCGGCGTTGGCACGATCGGTCCGCTACACGTACGTGAAGGTCCCGGCTCGCTCTACGCACGGGTCGCGCTCGACCGCCCGCACGGCCTGATCGTCGGGCTCGCTCGCGTCAACGATTACCGCTTGCCGCAAGCGCATGCCACGCTCAGTGCGACGCTCTTCGGCGGTCAATCGAAAACCACGTACGCGCTGACCGGCGTCGCCGACGCGAGCACGCAGTGGGGCCGCGCACAGGTGCAAGCACGGCTTGCCTCGATCGCCAACGAGCTGCACGGCGGTTTCTCGGGACGCGCCGGCGGCCAAGCGAGTTTCGTCGCGAGCGTTGCGGGCACGCCCCAGAAACCGCGCCTTACGGGCAGCCTTGTCGTGGCCGGCGGACGCTATCGCGATTTCGACGTCAACGGCGCCGCGGCGGTTGCGTTTGCCGGCGATACGCTGCATTTGCGCGATGCGGCGGTTGCGCTCGGGCCGCTCTTCGTCGCCGCCTCCGGCACCGTCACGAACCTGCTTCCGGGAGGCGCCTTGATGCCGCGCTACCAGCTCGCGACCGAAGTGCACTCCTCCGACGTGAGCTCGCTCGTCGCGCAAGTGCAGCCGCGCGCGGCTCCCCTGGTTGCGGGGAGCGTCGACGCAAAGCTCGACGTGCACGGCACCGGCGCGCATCCGTCGTTCGCGGGCACGGTAAACGCGCCGGAAGGGTCGGTCAACGGCCTTGCCTTCCGTAACTTCCACGCCAGCGTCCACGGCAGCTCGAACGCGGTTTCGATTCGAGCCGGCCGTGTGGTCGTTGGCTCGACCACGCTTGCGTTGAGCGGTGCCGCAACGACACGCGGCGATGCCGGCGTCGCGGTGAGCGCCCCGCGCGCGGATCTCGCGGATTTCAACGATCTCTTCGATGCCGGCGACATGCTCGCGGGAACGGGCTCGGTCGATCTCTCCGCAAGCACGCACGGAATGCAGCTGCTCGCCAGCCGAGGCACCCTCAATCTCACCGGCGCGCGCTATCGTCAGCTCGCGCTGGGCGACGTTTCGGCCGATTGGCACAGCGCCGGCAAACGGATCGCCACCAACGTGAGCCTCGGCGGCCCGACCGGTACCCTTCACGCTTCCGGCAGCGTAATGCCCTCGGTGATGAGCGCGAACGTGACCGCGCACGCGCGCAATGTGGATCTCGCCACGTGGCTGCCGATGCTTGGATACGTCGTGCCGGTTACCGGCAGGCTCGACGCCGACGCCAGCCTCTCCGGCAGCTATCCGGATCTCTCGATGAATGTTCGCGCCGCCGTCGCCAACGGAACGGCGGGGCGTCTGCCGGTACAAAAGTTCGAGATAAGCGCGTCGGCCACACACGGCCGCGGCACGATTCGATCCGCCTCGGTCGAGCTGCCCTCGCTCTCGGCGACCGCTTCGGGAACCTTCGGTTTACGCGAGAGCGATCGGCTCGCGCTCGTCGCCAGCATCACGAGCCCCAACGTCGGCGCGTTCCTCGATGCAGCCGGCCGTAAAGCGTCCGGCATAACCGGAACGCTCGCGTCGACGCTGCACGTCGAAGGGACGCGCGCGCAGCCGCACCTCCGCGACGAGCTCGCGCTGCAGGCGTTGCAGCGAGGCAATCTTACGATTCCGCGCGTCTACGGCGTCATCGACGCCGACCGCCGCTCGGTTGCGCTGCGTAACGGCGAGATCGATTTCGTGCGCGGCCGCGCGCTGCTCGCCGCCGAAGCACCGATTCTCTTCAAACGCAGTGGCATCGCGGTCGGCGCCGGCGGGGTCTCCGCAACGGTGACCGCCGACGACATCGAGCTCTCGAACTTCGCGCAGCTCTTGCCGAAGGACACGCAGCTTGCCGGCCGCATCGACGGCAGCGTGGTCGCGAGCGGCTCGATCGACGCACCGCAGCTCCGGGGCTCGCTCGCGCTGCGCGACGGCGCATTTAGCGGGCCGATGGAAAAGTCGCCCGTGACCGGCCTCGCAGGGCAGCTCGCCTTCGCCGGCACCCACGCGACGCTCGAGTCGCACGCCACCGTCGGCGGCGGCGCGATCACCGCACAAGGAACCGCGTCGGTCGTCAATCTGCGCAATCCTGCCGCGGCCGCCTTCAATCTGCAGGCACGCGCCGATAACGCCCGCCTCGATCTGCCGAACTATTTCACCGGCAATGTCAACGGCAGCGTGTCGCTCGCGCATATGGTTGCCGACGCACCGCAGCTCAGCGGAGACGTCGCGCTTTCGAAGGCCCGCATCCCGATCGATGCCTTTCTCAGCGCAAAAGGCGGCGACAATTCCAAGGCGGCGTTGCCCGACGTTGCGTTTTCGAACCTGCGCGTCAGCGTTGGAAGCGACGTTCGCGTGCAGAGCAAGAACGTCGACATCGGCGCGACCGGCGATCTCGCGATCAATGGAACGCTCGCGGCTCCCTCACTGGACGGCACGTTTAGCTCGACCGGCGGGTTGCTGAGCTTCTATCGCTCGTTCAATCTGCAGAGCGGGAAGGTGACGTTCTCGCCCTCGAGCGGCTTGGTCCCCGACGTCGACGCCATCGCCACCACCTACGTTTCCAATCCGCCGACAGCGATAAGCTTGAAGGTCAGAGGGCCGGCAACGAACATGAACCTGACGCTGGACTCCGATCCGTCGTACAGCCGCGAGCAGATCCTCGGCCTGCTCGTCGGCGCGCAGCAGTTCGGCGCGGTGCGGGGCGTCAACTCGACGGGCGGCACCGGGTTCTCGGCGACCGGCGTCGCGTCCCAAGTCGCACTCGGCCAGCTCAACACGCTTTTTACGCGTAATCTGCTGCAGCCGCTCTCCTCGTCGGTCGCCGGCACGCTCGGCTTCACCGAAGTGCAAATTACGAGCGATATCCAAACCGGTATTGGGGTCAATGCCGTGAAGCGGCTCGGAAAGAACGTCAACGCCGTCTATTCGCAGACCTTCGGATACCCAAGAACGCAGGCCGTTACGTTCGAAGCCAATCCGAGCGTTGGCACCGGATATCGTTTGAGCTGGTACACGACGGTCGGCCCGACGCTCTTCGTACTGCAAGGTTCGCAGCCGGCCGCAACCGACGTGCTCAACCTTAATCGCATGACGCAGCTGCCGCCGCCGACCGGCACGAACGGCATCAACCTGCAGTATCTGAGGAAGTTCCCGTGA